TCTGGCTCAGGGCTTACCGATCCAGTTTGGTCGTTATTTGGAAATCGTAAGGAATTtatcttttgaagagactCCTGATTACGAAGGTTATCGTAGACTACTGTTGTCTGTATTGGGTGATTTGAACCAAGAAGCGGATGGCGAATACGattggatgaaattgaatgGTGGTCGTGGTTGGGATTTAACGATCAATAAGAAGCCTAACTTACACGGTTACGGTCATCCAAATCCACCGAACGATAAATCAAGAAGACATAGGAGTAAAGTGCCTGGCAATCATGCGATAAATAATCACCATGCGCAACAACAACCGCAACAGATGCAACCGTTACAACAACCGCCAGTACAACAACCGCCagtacaacaacaacaaacacTGAAACCTCAACCACAACACGCACAAGAGTTTAACGAACACCTACGTGGTGCACCTCAATTTGGTAACAAGTTAGATCCAACATCATATGAAGCATATCAACAACAGACGCAACAGAAATATGCTCAACAACCACCAAACTTGAACAACGGACCACAACAAGGAATTTCATCCTACCAAAATCGCGGTACGAATAATCATCGTGCTTCTCCACAGGTTGGTAATAAATACCATTACCAAGAACAACCTACTGCGAAACCTCAGCAGCATAACAGCTCCAACGTAAAGAATGGTGACCAAGGATCTTTGGACACGGGTAAAGGTTTCTTCAGTAAGTTTGCTTGTTGCTGATAAATGATTTAGGACGattgaaagaaaaagtGAACTATTAAAAGACTATCTGTATGTTATCGATATAAATATGTAAGTTATATCTTGTCATCACCGCGAACCAAGTAAAGAGTgtccaaatctttgatctcgGTGACTACACGATCTGATGGGTCAAGACATATGAGTTCTCCTGATTTGCTATCCTTCTTATAGAGGAATAGTTTCTCCTTTGAAGTTGCATTAAAGTCGCTGTTTCGATTTGAAACGTTCAATTGCTTCGCTATAGAATCTAGCGCTCCACCAACAGGCCGTATCTTGTTAATGTAAATTTCGTGCTCTTTAGACTCATCCTGATCGTCATCAATCGCATAGCAGTACACATAAAGTCTGTTAGCCATTGGAATCTTATCGTCACCTTGCgctgatctcttcaatttggtAAGTTGAATCATTGCATTAGGTTTGGACTTGCTTGTCTTCCTCGAAGCCTCTttccttttgaagaacctgGTTAACTTATCAAGCGCACTTCGATTACCATTAGAACGTATCCTTGGAGGTTTCGCactctctttcttgtcctGTTGAACTCTAATGTACCCTTTCTCCGGcatcaaactcttgaagtatttgCCATTATTATCCTTAGTCTTTGCCACAGTGGGTGCGTTCTTCTTATCTGTTTCAATCAGCCATTTACAATGATGTGACTCTTTGGATCGATGACTTGAGCAGAAATCACTATTACAATACGTGCAATGGAACGGTAGAAAGTCAAGTTGTCGACAAAAGGCACAATGTGTGCCCACATCTAGCATCCCACTCTCTCTCTCAACAGTAGCAGACATAGTTAGCTGATTAACAACAATTGTGGTACTGATTTGACACAGTGTGATCTTTTATATCAGTTGCCACTGGTATAGGCACTATTTGCCATTTTTATTATGCCTTGAAGTTAGTAAGCATCAAGGCTCTTTGATCTCGAGCGGCGCGCTGTAAATCAGTTGATTACTCTAGAATAATCTAGTAGGTTAAAACTAATTATGCTAAACTGTAAATTATCTTGATCTATGAAATACTCTATAtatttatatatatatgatGCGCCTCTGGCAGAGGATTAAATGACTAGTGGGCAGAATCCGAGCCCAATTCACCCAGGGAAATGGACTGTGATCTTGTCTCTCCCGAGCTAAATGGCTTGCGCATTGAACTTCTAGGCTGCCTTC
Above is a window of Torulaspora delbrueckii CBS 1146 chromosome 6, complete genome DNA encoding:
- the CUZ1 gene encoding Cuz1p (similar to Saccharomyces cerevisiae YNL155W; ancestral locus Anc_2.106) — encoded protein: MSATVERESGMLDVGTHCAFCRQLDFLPFHCTYCNSDFCSSHRSKESHHCKWLIETDKKNAPTVAKTKDNNGKYFKSLMPEKGYIRVQQDKKESAKPPRIRSNGNRSALDKLTRFFKRKEASRKTSKSKPNAMIQLTKLKRSAQGDDKIPMANRLYVYCYAIDDDQDESKEHEIYINKIRPVGGALDSIAKQLNVSNRNSDFNATSKEKLFLYKKDSKSGELICLDPSDRVVTEIKDLDTLYLVRGDDKI